The Struthio camelus isolate bStrCam1 chromosome 12, bStrCam1.hap1, whole genome shotgun sequence genome includes a window with the following:
- the WHAMM gene encoding WASP homolog-associated protein with actin, membranes and microtubules isoform X1: MEAQPDSLEGWVAVRDAAFAEPRPPRLRFLAGWNDAEGKFAVTCHGPAAAAGEEGAAGEAAARQSWAGLFSAQALLGVHRQLAAVCPRLEPAFPPLPAALRGAAGGLWAALFAGGAAPGEAEVQELCGQLERYLGWALELCGGRVVLDALFAAERRRDDEYYESLAELRGRALRGQLARAQEALRRVLQQHKSADTMVALMKVYEEEDKTYQDLVTMATQFYQFLLQPFRDMRELATLYKLEILKSLQYDKLGPKRIAALQKDAEEWTKRAEDAVCSIQDITVNYFKETVKALAAMLKQMEQDQKRFGQATWSSALPRLENLKYMLAKETLQHLRARELCLKQKKIGIWKNMENLDEQEENLTVAEELEMDYYETQLELYNVQLEVLKHEEMLLIVQLETLRRQIKEKQDEVVYYDTCENPEELKVIEQTMGQHYANSSEMTKLRRKTKQLETKRGTVCARRAYLRNKKDQCEASHRQRLQQAEESKKRFQQHHSIQIKRDKQKEEEKKKKAWISQERQKTLERLKTFREKCPAQIVLKTSRPQPLSPKLPQSITQQASILSPPPSSRVRPELEQPRSMQLAEAEGKVLKASHQNTPADIPVRIFVAAGDSKQQKHSEGLMDSPSLASPPSPPPPPPPPPPPPPLPLRFKAPSAIEDKPLPLSSEVPAVHRQDDSLRMPVNNYIGTMDEVLASLKHGEGVLRKVEQPNPYASVKDDILSAIRQGVKLRKVNRDTEKDISKGSSNELERSIKAVIQRIKKVSADSEEEENNDQNNGEWDS, from the exons atGGAGGCGCAGCCCGACAGCCTGGAGGGCTGGGTGGCCGTGCGCGACGCCGCCTTCGCCgagccgcgcccgccgcggctccgctTCCTGGCGGGCTGGAACGACGCGGAGGGCAAGTTCGCCGTGACGTGCcacggcccggcggcggcggccggcgaggagggggcggccggcgaggcggcggcgcggcagagCTGGGCCGGGCTGTTCtcggcgcaggccctgctgggcgtgCACCGGCAGCTGGCGGCCGTGTGCCCGCGCCTGGAGCCCGCCttccccccgctgcccgccgcgctgcgcggcgccgcgggcgggcTGTGGGCCGCGCTGttcgccggcggcgcggcgccgggcgaggccgaggtgcaggagctgtgcggGCAGCTGGAGCGCTACCTGGGCTGGGCGCTGGAGCTGTGCGGCGGCCGCGTGGTGCTGGACGCCCTCTTcgccgccgagcgccgccgcgACGACGAGTACTACGAGAGCCTGGCGGAGCTGCGCGGCCGGGCCCTGCGCGGCCAGCTGGCCCGCGCCCAGGAGGCCCTGCGGCGG GTTCTTCAGCAGCATAAAAGTGCTGACACAATGGTGGCTTTGATGAAGGTTTATGAAGAAGAAGACAAAACTTATCAGGACTTGGTTACCATGGCAACGCAATTCTACCAGTTTTTACTGCAGCCTTTCAGAGATATGCGTGAACTGGCAACCCTGTACAAACTGGAAATCCTG AAATCTTTACAGTATGATAAGCTGGGGCCTAAAAGaatagcagctttgcagaaagatGCTGAGGAATGGACTAAGCGGGCGGAGGATGCTGTGTGCTCCATTCAGGATATCACTGTGAACTACTTCAAGGAAACTGTAAAGGCCCTGGCAG CAATGCTCAAACAGATGGAACAAGATCAGAAAAGATTTGGTCAAGCTACCTGGTCGTCAGCTTTGCCAAGACTGGAAAACCTGAAGTATATGTTAGCTAAAGAAACCCTTCAGCATCTGCGGGCAAGGGAACTGtgtctgaaacagaagaaaattggcATTTGGAAAAAT ATGGAGAACCTTGATGAACAAGAAGAGAACCTAACAGTAGCAGAGGAGCTGGAAATGGATTATTATGAAACCCAACTGGAATTATATAATGTACAGCTTGAAGTATTGAAACATGAAGAGATGCTTCTTATTGTACAATTGGAAACTTTAAGGAGACAGATTAAAG AGAAACAGGATGAAGTTGTTTACTATGATACATGTGAAAATCCAGAGGAGCTCAAGGTCATTGAACAGACAATGGGACAACATTACGCTAACTCGTCAGAAATGACGAAGCTGAGGCGGAAGACTAAGCAGTTGGAGACAAAGCGTGGAACTGTCTGTGCGAGGAGAGCCTACCTCAGGAACAAAAAA GATCAATGTGAAGCGAGCCATCGACAGAGACTGCAACAGGCAGAAGAGAGCAAAAAACGCTTCCAGCAGCATCACAGCATACAGATA AAAAGAGACAagcaaaaagaggaagagaaaaagaaaaaagcttggaTAAGCCAAGAACGTCAGAAAACACTGGAGAGACTGAAAACATTCAGGGAG aaatgccCAGCTCAAATTGTGCTGAAAACATCTCGTCCCCAGCCTCTTAGTCCCAAGCTGCCACAAAGCATCACCCAGCAGGCTTCAATACTGTCCCCTCCACCTTCATCAAGAGTGAGGCCAGAACTGGAGCAGCCAAGGAGCATGCAGCTAGCAGAAGCAGAAGGCAAAGTTCTTAAAGCTTCGCATCAGAATACCCCAGCAGATATCCCTGTCCGGATTTTTGTGGCTGCTGGTGACTCAAAGCAACAAAAGCACAGCGAGGGGCTGATGGACTCTCCATCCTTAGCATCACCACCCTCTCCTCcacccccgcctcctcctcctcctcctcctccccctttacCTCTCCGCTTCAAGGCACCATCAGCAATAGAGGATAAACCACTTCCCCTTAGCTCTGAGGTCCCTGCAGTGCACAGACAGGATGACTCATTGAGGATGCCTGTAAATAATTACATAG GAACCATGGATGAGGTTTTGGCTTCTCTAAAACATGGTGAAGGTGTTCTTCGCAAAGTGGAACAGCCAAATCCCTATGCCTCTGTGAAAGACGACATCCTCTCTGCCATAAGGCAAGGAGTTAAACTAAGAAAAGTGAATCGAGATACTGAGAAAGATATCAGTAAAGGATCCAGTAATGAGCTGGAGAGAAGCATTAAGGCAGTCATCCAGAGAATTAAGAAAGTGTCTGCTGATtctgaagaagaggaaaacaatgaTCAGAACAATGGGGAATGGGACAGCTAA
- the WHAMM gene encoding WASP homolog-associated protein with actin, membranes and microtubules isoform X2, with protein sequence MTNDFLTSRLKFHNYFLSHQYKHPPVVTMTPASCFSIRARKCTNVLLGLNNVKKQTVQLLQSDPRTVSELPRAPGMTRHIAVQALAFPRPAHARAGERAGRPWPRADSSALPGNPAAGTFAPAIVPRLGWQEQWAGFHPSAFRLQHNQACVSKCFFLIFTALSTLCFLRLSLKELQHKLYPSWKVLQQHKSADTMVALMKVYEEEDKTYQDLVTMATQFYQFLLQPFRDMRELATLYKLEILKSLQYDKLGPKRIAALQKDAEEWTKRAEDAVCSIQDITVNYFKETVKALAAMLKQMEQDQKRFGQATWSSALPRLENLKYMLAKETLQHLRARELCLKQKKIGIWKNMENLDEQEENLTVAEELEMDYYETQLELYNVQLEVLKHEEMLLIVQLETLRRQIKEKQDEVVYYDTCENPEELKVIEQTMGQHYANSSEMTKLRRKTKQLETKRGTVCARRAYLRNKKDQCEASHRQRLQQAEESKKRFQQHHSIQIKRDKQKEEEKKKKAWISQERQKTLERLKTFREKCPAQIVLKTSRPQPLSPKLPQSITQQASILSPPPSSRVRPELEQPRSMQLAEAEGKVLKASHQNTPADIPVRIFVAAGDSKQQKHSEGLMDSPSLASPPSPPPPPPPPPPPPPLPLRFKAPSAIEDKPLPLSSEVPAVHRQDDSLRMPVNNYIGTMDEVLASLKHGEGVLRKVEQPNPYASVKDDILSAIRQGVKLRKVNRDTEKDISKGSSNELERSIKAVIQRIKKVSADSEEEENNDQNNGEWDS encoded by the exons atgacaAATGATTTTCTCACAAGTAGACTAAAATTTCACAACTACTTCCTCTCTCACCAGTATAAACATCCTCCAGTGGTAACCATGACCCCTGCTTCTTGTTTCAGTATAAGAGCCAGAAAGTGCACAAATGTTTTGCTTGGCTTGAACAATGTTAAAAAACAGACTGTTCAATTGCTGCAGTCGGACCCCAGGACAGTGTCTGAGCTGCCCCGGGCTCCTGGGATGACCAGGCATATTGCAGTTCAGGCCCTTGCGTTCCCCCGTCCCGCCCATgccagggctggggagagggcaggcagGCCGTGGCCTCGCGCCGACTCCTCTGCCCTTCCCGGCAATCCTGCGGCTGGGACCTTTGCTCCCGCTATTGTACCCAGGCTTGGATGGCAGGAGCAATGGGCAGGGTTTCATCCTAGTGCTTTTCGGTTGCAACATAATCAGGCCTGtgtttcaaagtgttttttcctcattttcacagCACTGAGCACCCTCTGTTTCCTCCGTCTTTCCCTTAAGGAGCTGCAGCACAAACTATATCCTTCCTGGAAG GTTCTTCAGCAGCATAAAAGTGCTGACACAATGGTGGCTTTGATGAAGGTTTATGAAGAAGAAGACAAAACTTATCAGGACTTGGTTACCATGGCAACGCAATTCTACCAGTTTTTACTGCAGCCTTTCAGAGATATGCGTGAACTGGCAACCCTGTACAAACTGGAAATCCTG AAATCTTTACAGTATGATAAGCTGGGGCCTAAAAGaatagcagctttgcagaaagatGCTGAGGAATGGACTAAGCGGGCGGAGGATGCTGTGTGCTCCATTCAGGATATCACTGTGAACTACTTCAAGGAAACTGTAAAGGCCCTGGCAG CAATGCTCAAACAGATGGAACAAGATCAGAAAAGATTTGGTCAAGCTACCTGGTCGTCAGCTTTGCCAAGACTGGAAAACCTGAAGTATATGTTAGCTAAAGAAACCCTTCAGCATCTGCGGGCAAGGGAACTGtgtctgaaacagaagaaaattggcATTTGGAAAAAT ATGGAGAACCTTGATGAACAAGAAGAGAACCTAACAGTAGCAGAGGAGCTGGAAATGGATTATTATGAAACCCAACTGGAATTATATAATGTACAGCTTGAAGTATTGAAACATGAAGAGATGCTTCTTATTGTACAATTGGAAACTTTAAGGAGACAGATTAAAG AGAAACAGGATGAAGTTGTTTACTATGATACATGTGAAAATCCAGAGGAGCTCAAGGTCATTGAACAGACAATGGGACAACATTACGCTAACTCGTCAGAAATGACGAAGCTGAGGCGGAAGACTAAGCAGTTGGAGACAAAGCGTGGAACTGTCTGTGCGAGGAGAGCCTACCTCAGGAACAAAAAA GATCAATGTGAAGCGAGCCATCGACAGAGACTGCAACAGGCAGAAGAGAGCAAAAAACGCTTCCAGCAGCATCACAGCATACAGATA AAAAGAGACAagcaaaaagaggaagagaaaaagaaaaaagcttggaTAAGCCAAGAACGTCAGAAAACACTGGAGAGACTGAAAACATTCAGGGAG aaatgccCAGCTCAAATTGTGCTGAAAACATCTCGTCCCCAGCCTCTTAGTCCCAAGCTGCCACAAAGCATCACCCAGCAGGCTTCAATACTGTCCCCTCCACCTTCATCAAGAGTGAGGCCAGAACTGGAGCAGCCAAGGAGCATGCAGCTAGCAGAAGCAGAAGGCAAAGTTCTTAAAGCTTCGCATCAGAATACCCCAGCAGATATCCCTGTCCGGATTTTTGTGGCTGCTGGTGACTCAAAGCAACAAAAGCACAGCGAGGGGCTGATGGACTCTCCATCCTTAGCATCACCACCCTCTCCTCcacccccgcctcctcctcctcctcctcctccccctttacCTCTCCGCTTCAAGGCACCATCAGCAATAGAGGATAAACCACTTCCCCTTAGCTCTGAGGTCCCTGCAGTGCACAGACAGGATGACTCATTGAGGATGCCTGTAAATAATTACATAG GAACCATGGATGAGGTTTTGGCTTCTCTAAAACATGGTGAAGGTGTTCTTCGCAAAGTGGAACAGCCAAATCCCTATGCCTCTGTGAAAGACGACATCCTCTCTGCCATAAGGCAAGGAGTTAAACTAAGAAAAGTGAATCGAGATACTGAGAAAGATATCAGTAAAGGATCCAGTAATGAGCTGGAGAGAAGCATTAAGGCAGTCATCCAGAGAATTAAGAAAGTGTCTGCTGATtctgaagaagaggaaaacaatgaTCAGAACAATGGGGAATGGGACAGCTAA